CAGGTGTGGTGGGTGTGAAGTCACACCACTATCTAAAGCCCGACGAAAAAGGAATTATCGGTTCTTATGAAAAACTCTATATTGATATAGGAGCATCTTCAAAGGAGAATGCACACGAACTAGGTATAGAAACAGGAGATCCGGTAACAATAAAAAGTAATTTTAATGAACTTGCCAACGGTCTTATAAGTAATAAAGCAATGGATGACAGGGCTCCGCTTGCGGCACTTTTATGTCTTGCCGAAGAGATCGGGAAAGAAAAACTTGATTATGAACTTTATATAGTTTTCAGTGTTCAGGAAGAGTTCAATATAAGGGGAATCCTGCCGGCAGTAAGGGAAATAAAACCTGATATAGCAATCGGGGTAGATGTTACGCCTTCATGTGATACACCGGAGCTTGCAGGATATTCAGATGTAGTAATAGGGAAAGGGCCGGGAATTACTTATATGAATCATCACGGCAGAGGAACCCTCGCAGGATATCTTCCCAACAGAAAATTTTCTGCTTATATGGAGGAGACATGCAGGGAAAATAATATCCCGTTTCAAAGGGAAGTAGCATTGGGAGTGCTTACAGAAACAGCGTATATACTTTTTGAGAACTCAAAGACAGTAACAGGGAGTATTTCACTTCCTACAAGATACACACACGCTCCTATGGAGGTAATAAGCATGGAAGACTTGGAGAATATGTACAATCTGCTGTATGCCTTTCTAAAAAAATATGATCCTGAAACGGAGTTTGGCAAAGACCAGTTATGTAAATAAAATCAAATAAAAGGAGAGAAGTAATATGAAAAGAATACTTGTGGCCTGTGGAACAGGAATGGCAACTTCTACAATGATTTCTGAAAAAATAAAAGGGATTCTTGAAGAAAGAGGAATTGATTGTGTTATAAACCAGTGCATTTTGTCAGAAATAGCTTCAAATGCATCAAATGTAGATTTAATTGTGACATCAATGAGGGTAGATGAAGAATATAATGCGCCGGTATTGCTGGGGACAGCCTTTTTAACAGGAATAAATGAAGAAGAGGCTACTGAGAAATTGTTGGAAATTTTATCTTAAGAAAAATAGAAGGAGGATAACATGCAAGGATTTATTAGTTATATTTTAAGTCTTGGAGGTATGGTTTTTGTACCTATAGTTCTGATTTTGGTAGCTCTACTTTTCAGACTGAGCTTCCTGAAATCAATAAAAGCCGGAGTAACAGCAGGTGTGGGATTTCTAGGGATGAACCTTGTGGTCGGAGTGGTAGTGCAGTATCTTAATCCGGCAGTAGATATTATGGTAAAAAGATTCGGGCTGAATCTTAGTGTAATTGATGTGGGGTCAGGTACTGCGTCAGGTGTAGGATATGCCACGGCAGTAGGAGCTTTGGTAATTCCGGTAATATTCATTCTGAATATAGTTCTGCTTCTTTTGAGACTCACTAAAACTATGAATATTGATATTTATAATTACTGGCATTATTCAATTACAGGGTCAATAGTTTATCTGATGACAGGAAGTCTTATCTTTGGTATTGTGGGAGCAATGTTTCATGCTGCGTTTTGTCTCATATCAGCGGATTTTACAGCCAAAAGGGTGCAGAATATAATAGGTATAGACGGAATATCAATATGTCAGGGTTACGGGGCAAGTACAGTACCTTTGTTTTATCTGCTTGAGTGCCTGTATAACAAGATACCGTTTATGAAAAACAAAAAGATAGACTCGCAGTTTATTCAGAAAAAATTCGGTATGATAGGTGACCCGGTGATAATAGGAATAGTTCTTGGTATTTTATTCAGCCTGCTTGCGGGATACGGTCTTAGAGATGCTTTGAACCTTATTATTGCAGTGGTGGGGATTATGATTCTGTTCCCTAGAATGATAAAAATAATAGTAGAAGGGCTTATGCCGATTTCAGAAGCAGCCAGAAAATTCTTTAATACTCATTTTCACGGAAAAGAGTTTTATATCGGGATGGATTCGGCAGTTACACTTGGGCATCCGACTACAATATCTGTGGGTATAATATTAATACCGATAATGATATTAATAGCTGCCGTACTTCCGGGAAATACAGTGCTTCCGCTGGCTGACCTTCCTTTTGCACCGTTTTTCATCTGTATGGCTACTGTAATACATAAGGGAGATATGCTTAGAACACTTATAAGTTCAATAATAAACATGGTAATAGTGCTACTCATAGCAAGCTATTTTGCACCTTACTTTACACAGATGGCTATAGACGGTAAACTGGGGCTTACACAGGGAGATGCCAAAATATCTGCACTGGCAGTAGGAAATGTTTTTGACTGGGTTATAACTCAGTTTATGAGATTCGGAATAATAGGAATAATATGTCTTTTGGCAGTAACAGCAGGTGCTGTATACTATAACAGAAAAAAGGCGCTTACAGATTAATGTTTTGTACAAATAACACAATATATAGGAGGAATAAAAATGAGTTGGTTAAAAGATGTAATAGGAACAGAAAAGGCGATAATAGCAATGTGTCATTTATTACCGCTGCCGGGAGATCCTTATTTTGATAAGGAAAAAGGAATGGCATATGTAATGGAGAAAGCAAGAGAAGACTTTCTGGCACTTCAGGAAGGCGGAGTGGATGCAGTTATGTTTTCAAATGAGTTTTCACTTCCTTATCTGACAGATGTAAAAACTGAAACTGTGGCAGCTATGGCAAGAATAATAGGGGAATTAAAACCTGAAATAAAGATTCCTTACGGAGTGAATGTACTTTGGGATGCAAAAAAATCGCTTGATCTTGCAGCAGCTACAGATGCGAAATTCGTAAGAGAAATATTTACAGGGGTATATGCAAGCGACTTTGGTATCTGGAATACAAATATAGGAGAGACTATAAGACATCAAAGAAGAATTGGTGCGGAAAATGTAAAGCTTCTGTTTAATATTGTTCCTGAAGCGGCTAAATATTTAGCAGACAGAGATATAAAAGATGTAGCGAAATCTACAATATTTAATAACAGACCGGATGCATTATGCGTATCAGGACTTACTGCGGGGAGTGAAACTGACTCTGCAATATTAAAACAGGTGAAGGATGTAGCAGGAGAAACAGTGATTTTTGCTAATACGGGAGTAAGACTGAATAATGTGGAAGAACAGCTTTCTATCGCAGACGGGGCAGTAGTGGGAACTACATTTAAGTATGACGGAAAGTTTGAAAATCATGTAGATAAGGCGAGAGTAAAAGAATTTATGGATAAAGTAAAGAATTTTAGAGCTTCAAAAGGTTTGTGATAATATGAAAATTCTTCCTTCAATAGCTTCTGCCAATCAATATAATATTGAAAAAGAGTTAGGCAGAATAGGGAGCAGATATTATGAAAATCTGCATATAGACATAGAAGACGGTAATTTTATCCCCAACATTACATTTGGTCTGAAAACTATGAAACAGATAAGGGAAAATTATAAGCTGCCTTTTTCGGTACACTTGATGGTAAGCAATCCTGAAAGCTATATAGATGAATTACAGAAACTGGGATGCTGTATAATTTTTATCCATGTGGAATCATGCGGATATTTAAGCGAACTGCTGAATAAAATAAAGTCTTTGGGAATAAAGGCAGGGATAGCATTAAATCCGTATTCTGACCTGAAAAATTATAAATATTTATTTGGAATAACTGATGCTGTAATGTTTATGACTTCGGAGCCGGACTTTAGGGGACAGATTTTTAATCCTGCGGTTTTGGAGGGTATAGAGGAAATCATTGGTGAAAAAAAATTTGAATTATGGGCTGACGGAGGGATAAAGGCAGAGCATATGGAATTTTTGGAAAAAAAGCAGATAGACTATGTGGTAATGGGAAGAGAAATATTTGACAGAGAGGATCCGGAGGATTTTCTGAAAAAAATAAATTTTAAATAAAAGAAGGCTGACTAAAAACAGGAATTAAATCTATAGGATCCTGGCAGATATATAGATTTAACCAAAAAATGCAATAGTTTTTTAGTCAGTCTTTTTCTTAATTATATAAGGTAATCTGAAAAAGTCAAGTAGAAAAGTAATTTATTTATATTGTCGGCGTAAAGAAACAGAAATAAAAAAAGATGTTTAAGATTATTTAATTTGTTTTCATAAATTATGATATAATAAAGTACATAAAAAATATAAAAAGAACCTTACGGAGATAAGATGAAAAAAATAACAGTTATGTTTATATTAATATTAGTCCTTAGTTCTTGTGTTTTCAAAGCTGATTTTGATGAAAACTACTGGAAAGGTACAAATGATTTTTATATGGTTTTCGATATGTCAAAGTCATTTGACGACAGCAAGGCATTATCATCATTTGAAATGTTCGGGATATCACGCAGACGTACAAAGATGGCAAAAAATATCATAGAATCCAAAAAACTGTCAGGACTTTCTAAAGATGAGGTAACAGCTGTTTTGGGAGTCGGGAATACACAATTTATTATCGGTGAAGGATATCAGGGTAAAAACGGTTATTCAAACAGTCTTCAGTATGTTATTGATGCAGAGAAAAGAGGATTTCAGTTTTATGGTGAGAGCGGGATAAGGCGGAAATATATGGTGGTATTTTTA
This genomic stretch from Sebaldella sp. S0638 harbors:
- a CDS encoding PTS galactitol transporter subunit IIC; protein product: MQGFISYILSLGGMVFVPIVLILVALLFRLSFLKSIKAGVTAGVGFLGMNLVVGVVVQYLNPAVDIMVKRFGLNLSVIDVGSGTASGVGYATAVGALVIPVIFILNIVLLLLRLTKTMNIDIYNYWHYSITGSIVYLMTGSLIFGIVGAMFHAAFCLISADFTAKRVQNIIGIDGISICQGYGASTVPLFYLLECLYNKIPFMKNKKIDSQFIQKKFGMIGDPVIIGIVLGILFSLLAGYGLRDALNLIIAVVGIMILFPRMIKIIVEGLMPISEAARKFFNTHFHGKEFYIGMDSAVTLGHPTTISVGIILIPIMILIAAVLPGNTVLPLADLPFAPFFICMATVIHKGDMLRTLISSIINMVIVLLIASYFAPYFTQMAIDGKLGLTQGDAKISALAVGNVFDWVITQFMRFGIIGIICLLAVTAGAVYYNRKKALTD
- a CDS encoding PTS sugar transporter subunit IIB, producing MKRILVACGTGMATSTMISEKIKGILEERGIDCVINQCILSEIASNASNVDLIVTSMRVDEEYNAPVLLGTAFLTGINEEEATEKLLEILS
- a CDS encoding BtpA/SgcQ family protein yields the protein MSWLKDVIGTEKAIIAMCHLLPLPGDPYFDKEKGMAYVMEKAREDFLALQEGGVDAVMFSNEFSLPYLTDVKTETVAAMARIIGELKPEIKIPYGVNVLWDAKKSLDLAAATDAKFVREIFTGVYASDFGIWNTNIGETIRHQRRIGAENVKLLFNIVPEAAKYLADRDIKDVAKSTIFNNRPDALCVSGLTAGSETDSAILKQVKDVAGETVIFANTGVRLNNVEEQLSIADGAVVGTTFKYDGKFENHVDKARVKEFMDKVKNFRASKGL
- a CDS encoding M42 family metallopeptidase encodes the protein MDRMKKYVRELTELPGNSGYEDEVIKYLYEKLKDKADHIKVDSIGNLTVKFNSSGKSSKKVMLFGHMDEVGLVIRKIEDSGFLRMEKLGSVNLNTLPGLVVEIAGKKGSVTGVVGVKSHHYLKPDEKGIIGSYEKLYIDIGASSKENAHELGIETGDPVTIKSNFNELANGLISNKAMDDRAPLAALLCLAEEIGKEKLDYELYIVFSVQEEFNIRGILPAVREIKPDIAIGVDVTPSCDTPELAGYSDVVIGKGPGITYMNHHGRGTLAGYLPNRKFSAYMEETCRENNIPFQREVALGVLTETAYILFENSKTVTGSISLPTRYTHAPMEVISMEDLENMYNLLYAFLKKYDPETEFGKDQLCK
- a CDS encoding ribulose-phosphate 3-epimerase, with the protein product MKILPSIASANQYNIEKELGRIGSRYYENLHIDIEDGNFIPNITFGLKTMKQIRENYKLPFSVHLMVSNPESYIDELQKLGCCIIFIHVESCGYLSELLNKIKSLGIKAGIALNPYSDLKNYKYLFGITDAVMFMTSEPDFRGQIFNPAVLEGIEEIIGEKKFELWADGGIKAEHMEFLEKKQIDYVVMGREIFDREDPEDFLKKINFK